In bacterium, the following are encoded in one genomic region:
- a CDS encoding LURP-one-related family protein produces the protein MVYQIEEKLWSWADQFTIRDLDDRPVYYVHSKLFSWGHKLSFQDLKGNELAFIEQRKLSLLPRYRIYRDGKLFAEMTRQFTWLEKRFTLDVPGPNDYTIEGSPSDHEFIFTRAGQKVATVSQTYFSATQLYGVHIVDGEDDVSILCACIVIDQVIDDEKNE, from the coding sequence ATGGTTTACCAGATCGAAGAGAAACTCTGGTCTTGGGCTGATCAATTCACGATCCGGGATTTGGATGACCGGCCGGTTTACTACGTCCACAGCAAGCTATTCTCTTGGGGGCACAAGCTGTCCTTCCAGGACCTGAAGGGCAACGAACTGGCCTTCATCGAGCAGAGGAAGTTGAGCCTGCTCCCGCGCTACCGGATCTATCGCGACGGCAAGCTGTTCGCCGAGATGACCAGGCAGTTTACATGGCTGGAGAAGAGGTTCACGCTCGATGTGCCCGGCCCAAACGATTACACGATCGAGGGCTCGCCGTCGGACCACGAGTTCATCTTCACGCGCGCCGGGCAGAAGGTCGCCACGGTCAGCCAGACGTACTTCAGCGCTACGCAGCTCTACGGCGTCCACATCGTCGACGGCGAGGACGACGTCTCCATTCTGTGCGCCTGCATCGTGATCGACCAGGTCATCGATGACGAAAAGAACGAGTAG
- a CDS encoding citrate synthase: protein MRHTTITDVWRKIMGDSVRLNLDGTDFELPVVVGTENEKALDVSKLRAQSGFITFDDGYKNTGSCQSKITFINGEKGILRYRGYPIEELAEKSTFAEVAYLIIFGELPCSVELEQFRKLLREHALVHEDMRHHFMGFPPTAHPMAVLSSMINAASCYSPHLLESPYDKTSFMEATARLLSKTATIISYVYKKMNGRPFRYPNPHLNYTENFLHMMFDEPNNEKPINPQVARALDLILILHADHEQNCSTSTVRMVGSSRANLFASVASGVCALWGPLHGGANAAVVRMLEDIHTSGMSIEQCVARAKDKDDDFRLMGFGHRVYKNFDPRAKILKKSADQVLSSLNREDPLLEIAKALEDAALEDEYFVERKLYPNVDFYSGILMRAMGIPVSMFTTIFAMGRMPGWIANWREVHQNPHQAIYRPRQVYQGPTERHYVPIEGR from the coding sequence ATGCGGCACACCACTATAACGGATGTATGGAGAAAGATAATGGGTGACTCTGTTCGGCTGAACTTGGATGGGACCGACTTCGAACTTCCAGTCGTTGTCGGAACCGAAAACGAGAAGGCGCTCGATGTCTCGAAACTCAGGGCGCAATCCGGTTTCATCACTTTCGATGACGGATACAAGAACACTGGCTCTTGCCAGAGCAAGATCACGTTCATCAACGGTGAGAAGGGGATTCTGCGCTACCGCGGCTATCCCATCGAGGAACTCGCCGAGAAGTCCACCTTTGCTGAGGTGGCCTACCTGATCATCTTCGGCGAACTGCCCTGCTCCGTTGAACTGGAGCAATTCCGCAAACTCCTTCGTGAGCATGCTCTCGTTCACGAAGATATGCGGCACCACTTTATGGGCTTCCCGCCCACGGCGCATCCGATGGCTGTGCTTTCCTCCATGATCAACGCGGCTTCCTGCTATTCGCCCCACCTCCTGGAGTCTCCATACGACAAGACCTCCTTCATGGAAGCGACGGCACGTTTGCTGAGCAAGACCGCCACAATCATCAGCTATGTTTATAAGAAGATGAACGGGCGCCCTTTCCGGTATCCGAACCCGCATCTGAACTACACAGAGAATTTCCTGCACATGATGTTCGACGAGCCAAATAACGAGAAGCCGATCAACCCGCAGGTTGCCCGCGCTCTCGACCTGATCTTGATCTTGCACGCGGATCACGAGCAAAACTGCTCGACGTCAACCGTGCGTATGGTCGGCAGCTCGCGCGCGAACCTGTTTGCATCCGTCGCTTCTGGTGTCTGCGCCCTCTGGGGACCGTTGCACGGCGGCGCGAATGCGGCTGTGGTGCGCATGCTCGAAGACATTCACACGTCCGGCATGAGCATCGAGCAGTGCGTCGCTCGCGCGAAAGACAAGGACGACGACTTCCGCCTGATGGGCTTTGGGCACCGCGTTTACAAGAACTTCGATCCACGCGCCAAGATTCTGAAGAAATCCGCCGACCAGGTGCTGAGCAGCCTGAATCGCGAAGACCCACTGCTTGAGATCGCCAAGGCTCTCGAAGACGCCGCGCTTGAGGACGAGTACTTCGTCGAGCGCAAGCTGTATCCGAACGTCGATTTCTACAGCGGCATTCTGATGCGTGCGATGGGCATTCCGGTCAGCATGTTCACGACCATCTTCGCGATGGGCCGCATGCCCGGCTGGATTGCCAACTGGCGCGAGGTGCACCAGAATCCGCACCAGGCCATTTACCGTCCGCGCCAGGTCTATCAGGGCCCGACGGAACGGCACTACGTTCCCATCGAAGGCCGTTGA
- a CDS encoding YgeY family selenium metabolism-linked hydrolase, whose translation MAESTTQAPDVTAVRAAAEANREQITQFMMDVVSIPSLSCQEGDVIRRIEKEMKDVGFDEVIIDKMGNCLGRIGNGKTVIMMDAHIDTVDVGDPDEWTENPPYPATLKDGVIYGRGAADQKGGIVGLVYAGKLIKDLDLEDDFTVWVVASTLEEDSDGIALLHIIGTEGIKPDYCVLTDSTDMNLYRGHRGRMEIKINIKGRSCHGSAPERGDNPVTKAAPIVLDIDKLNHRLKDDAFLGKGTICVSKIECKTPSLCAVPGEATIYCDRRLTAGETPEGAIQELKDLESVKAANGVVEMLQYKVTTWNGYEIGQEKFYPTWVFPEDHPLVQVGEVAASMAKGSPQKAGKWIFSTNGVACAGRMGIPSIGFGPGAEAVAHTTKEYCPVDDLVTAATFYAIFPKMMAQKVNAEGLK comes from the coding sequence ATGGCAGAATCGACTACACAAGCTCCCGACGTGACGGCGGTCCGCGCCGCGGCGGAGGCGAATCGCGAGCAAATCACTCAGTTCATGATGGATGTGGTGTCGATCCCGTCCCTGTCCTGTCAGGAAGGCGACGTGATCCGCCGCATTGAGAAGGAAATGAAAGACGTCGGCTTCGACGAGGTCATCATCGACAAGATGGGCAACTGCCTGGGCCGCATCGGCAACGGCAAGACCGTCATCATGATGGACGCGCACATCGACACGGTCGACGTGGGCGACCCGGACGAGTGGACCGAGAATCCCCCCTACCCCGCCACGCTGAAGGATGGCGTGATCTACGGACGCGGCGCTGCAGATCAGAAGGGCGGCATCGTCGGCCTGGTCTACGCCGGCAAGCTGATCAAGGACCTCGATCTCGAAGACGACTTCACGGTCTGGGTCGTCGCCTCGACCCTCGAGGAAGATAGCGACGGCATCGCGCTGCTGCACATTATCGGCACCGAAGGCATCAAGCCGGACTACTGCGTGCTGACCGACTCGACGGACATGAACCTGTACCGCGGGCATCGCGGCCGCATGGAAATCAAGATCAACATCAAGGGCCGCAGTTGCCACGGCAGCGCCCCCGAGCGCGGCGACAACCCGGTCACCAAGGCCGCGCCGATCGTCCTCGACATCGACAAGCTAAACCATCGTCTGAAGGATGACGCGTTCCTCGGCAAGGGCACGATCTGCGTGTCGAAGATCGAGTGCAAGACGCCGAGCCTGTGCGCCGTGCCGGGCGAAGCGACCATCTACTGCGACCGTCGCCTGACCGCCGGCGAGACGCCCGAAGGCGCCATCCAGGAATTGAAGGATCTGGAAAGCGTCAAGGCCGCCAATGGCGTCGTGGAGATGCTTCAGTACAAGGTCACGACCTGGAATGGGTACGAGATCGGCCAGGAGAAGTTCTACCCGACCTGGGTATTCCCCGAGGATCATCCGCTGGTCCAGGTGGGCGAAGTGGCAGCCTCCATGGCAAAGGGCAGCCCGCAGAAGGCCGGAAAGTGGATTTTCTCCACGAACGGCGTCGCCTGTGCCGGCCGCATGGGCATCCCATCGATCGGTTTCGGCCCCGGAGCCGAAGCGGTCGCACACACGACGAAGGAATACTGCCCGGTTGACGACCTGGTCACCGCGGCCACGTTCTACGCCATCTTCCCGAAGATGATGGCCCAGAAGGTCAACGCCGAAGGGCTGAAATAA
- a CDS encoding FAD-binding oxidoreductase, with translation MSSPRVVIIGAGLAGASTAWQLSLRGVDQIAILEKEAVIGYHSSGRNAAMIRQLVEDTEIAALAREGGAFLRDLPTDWVRQPQFDHCGSYLLSSGDDLGALHRMVEAAQQAGVPVDLKDRTQVAETLSVLRDADFELAAYSPTDGVVDVAGLLGAYLKEAISGGAQLHVNCRVQHIARKVNEFIVETNQGEFTADVIVNAAGAWAGRVGEMMGSRKLPLRPCRRHLYVTGPMDWVDPKWPFAWDVAHGLYFRPESGGLLLCPCDVVDHPPGSPNTDSGVTDLLAEKLDRHMPGLSHVTIQTFWAGLRTLTPDSRFVIGWDQDVDGLFWVAGLGGHGVTTSAAVGRFAADRLLREDAGENPLGPGRFK, from the coding sequence ATGTCCAGTCCCCGAGTCGTCATCATCGGAGCAGGTTTGGCCGGCGCTTCCACTGCATGGCAGTTGTCTCTCCGCGGAGTCGACCAGATCGCAATTCTCGAGAAGGAAGCTGTCATCGGTTACCATTCCTCCGGCCGCAACGCCGCGATGATTCGGCAACTGGTGGAGGACACGGAGATTGCGGCCCTCGCACGGGAAGGTGGGGCCTTCCTGCGCGATCTGCCGACCGATTGGGTGCGCCAACCGCAGTTCGACCATTGCGGATCGTACCTGCTGAGTTCAGGCGACGATCTCGGTGCGCTGCATCGAATGGTAGAAGCCGCGCAGCAAGCTGGAGTTCCAGTGGATTTGAAGGATCGCACTCAAGTCGCCGAGACCTTGAGCGTTCTGCGCGACGCAGACTTCGAACTGGCTGCCTACTCCCCCACTGACGGCGTGGTAGATGTGGCGGGGTTGCTGGGAGCTTACTTGAAGGAAGCCATCTCCGGCGGTGCGCAACTTCACGTGAATTGCCGCGTGCAACACATCGCGCGCAAAGTGAATGAGTTCATAGTTGAGACGAATCAGGGCGAGTTCACCGCCGATGTCATCGTGAATGCAGCCGGCGCATGGGCAGGACGCGTGGGTGAAATGATGGGTTCGCGCAAGCTACCTCTTCGCCCTTGCCGACGGCATCTCTACGTGACCGGACCGATGGACTGGGTCGACCCCAAGTGGCCATTCGCCTGGGATGTCGCTCATGGGCTCTACTTCCGACCGGAGTCGGGCGGCCTGCTGCTTTGTCCGTGCGATGTCGTGGATCATCCACCAGGCAGTCCTAACACAGATTCCGGCGTGACGGATCTCTTGGCCGAGAAACTCGACCGCCACATGCCTGGCCTGTCGCACGTGACAATCCAGACGTTCTGGGCGGGACTGAGAACGCTGACCCCGGACTCGCGGTTCGTGATCGGATGGGACCAGGATGTCGATGGCCTGTTCTGGGTCGCTGGCCTTGGGGGGCACGGCGTGACGACCAGCGCAGCCGTCGGGCGATTCGCCGCTGATCGGCTGTTGCGCGAAGACGCCGGCGAGAATCCTCTCGGTCCCGGACGTTTCAAGTAG